The genomic segment CCGCCGTGTCGCCCGCGACTCACTCGTCCGATCGTGCAGGCGCCCGGCGTCGGGTCGCGCGGATACTCGACCGGCTGGATGCGGTCTTTGGCGGACGCCCCGTGGAGCTGGATGCTGGGTCCCCGTGGGAGTTGCTGGTCGCCACCATCCTCTCGGCCCAGTGCACGGACCAACGCGTCAACCAGGTCACGCCGGGTCTGTTCGCCCGGTTTCGCACCCCGGCGCAGTTCGCGTCGGCCGACCGTACCGAGTTGGAGCGCTTGATCAGACCCACCGGGTTTTTCCGGGCCAAGGCCAAGAATCTCGTGGCCTGCGCGCGGGCCGTCACCGAGCGGTTCCACGGCGAAGTCCCCCGGACCATGGAGGAACTGGTCACGCTCCCCGGGGTCGGGCGTAAGACCGCCAACGTGATCCTGGGCGCGGCGTTCGGACAGCCCGCGGTGGTGGTGGACACCCACGTCAAGCGTGTGGCGGGGCGTCTCGGTCTGTCGCGGTCTCGCGATCCCGACAAGATCGAACTGGATTTGCAACGCGTGATTCCCGAGGCTCGGTGGACCACGGGGTCGCACCACCTGTTGCTCCACGGGCGGTACGTCTGCGTGGCGCGGCGTCCACGCTGCGAGCCGTGCGCGCTCTACGACCTGTGCCACTCGCGCGACAAACGACCGCGCCCTGCGCCGGAATCGACGATCTCGGCCGTGTCGCGCCGTTCGCGGCGCGCGGCCGGAGCGTCGTCCAAGGCGACCACGTGACGATGCCCAAGGCGTCCGATCAGCCCACGGCCTCGTTGCTGTGCGAGTTCCTGCGCCTGTTCTACGACAAGGGTTGGGTGGCGGGGACCGGGGGCGGGGTCTGCGCCGCGCTCGGAGACGACACCATGCTGATGGCTCCCACCGGCGTGCACAAAGAGCGCGTGACGGTCAACGACCTGTTCCTGGTGGACCGTGCCGCCGCGGTGCTGCGGCACCCCAACACCCCCGGCCTGCGGTTGACCGAATGCAGCACGATCTTCTGCGCCATCGCCGACCGGCGCAAGGCCGGGTCGGTGATGCACAGCCACGCCTTGTCCGCGGTGCTGGCGGCCGACCTCGCTCGCGGCGGCGACCGGATCATGATCCGCGACTTGGAGATGCTCAAAGGGATTCGCGGATGTACCAACGCGGATCACCACGCCGTCCCGGTCGTGGACAACACCGCCCGCGAGTCGGACCTGGTCACGGCCATTCGGCGCGCCGTGGACGCCCCGGCGTTCGCCACCGCCGCGTGCGTGTTGGTCCGCCACCACGGCGCATACATTTGGGGCGAGGACCTGTGGGAGACCAAACGCCACGCGGAGGTCTACCATTTTCTGTTCGACGCCGTTGTCGCCCGCGCGTACCCCGGGTGAAGGGCGCTGCGCGCTGCGCGTTGCTTCGCCACGTGAGCGGTGGCCTGCGGCGTATGCGATGGCGCGCCATAGTATGGCTCGCTGCACGTTGCTTCGCCACGCGAGAGGTCGCCTGCGGCCCATGGGACGGCGCGCCATATTGTTTATGGCGCGCTGCGCGTTGACTTGGTCCGGGCGCACCGCTATAATCGCACGATCAATTCGCCTGCCTGAATGATCGCCAGCATGACCGGATACGGACGGGCCGAGGCACCGTTCGGCG from the Nitrospirota bacterium genome contains:
- the nth gene encoding endonuclease III, which gives rise to MPAVSPATHSSDRAGARRRVARILDRLDAVFGGRPVELDAGSPWELLVATILSAQCTDQRVNQVTPGLFARFRTPAQFASADRTELERLIRPTGFFRAKAKNLVACARAVTERFHGEVPRTMEELVTLPGVGRKTANVILGAAFGQPAVVVDTHVKRVAGRLGLSRSRDPDKIELDLQRVIPEARWTTGSHHLLLHGRYVCVARRPRCEPCALYDLCHSRDKRPRPAPESTISAVSRRSRRAAGASSKATT
- the mtnB gene encoding methylthioribulose 1-phosphate dehydratase; amino-acid sequence: MPKASDQPTASLLCEFLRLFYDKGWVAGTGGGVCAALGDDTMLMAPTGVHKERVTVNDLFLVDRAAAVLRHPNTPGLRLTECSTIFCAIADRRKAGSVMHSHALSAVLAADLARGGDRIMIRDLEMLKGIRGCTNADHHAVPVVDNTARESDLVTAIRRAVDAPAFATAACVLVRHHGAYIWGEDLWETKRHAEVYHFLFDAVVARAYPG